Part of the Schistocerca nitens isolate TAMUIC-IGC-003100 unplaced genomic scaffold, iqSchNite1.1 HiC_scaffold_411, whole genome shotgun sequence genome is shown below.
gccacgtacgtgtgtgctcggccgaaggcgtcggaagaaaaagagagagagagacgggcgggaaagtgggtcggtgtgcgtgcgtcgcccgtgatgcgatgatgtcgcgtcatgtcatgtcatgtctttgcgaaacggctgccgagaggtgtgtggtggcgagcgggaatgtgcgtttggtggttgccggccggccggcagttgttggtggttcctcctgtgtggttgtttgtgctgctttgatggcaacgtggaaggacgccggtttttccgtgccttgcgtgtggttgtgtcgacggtgactggttgggggtgtgcgccgatgcacgtgccatgttgttatgtttgggtcgtgagtgtgtttttggctgtgttgttgtgtacgggaagggggagagaggaggaggcggcggcggcggcggcggcggcgggggtgatagtgcgtgcagtagtgccgttgcgacgggcgtcgggtggagccgtgcgtagtggcggaaaggtgtaggttgcgggaagcgagcccgtcgcgtgtcgtcgtcgacgacggggtcgcgtgcgctgtgaatcgagagtggcgggaaaggggcagcgtgccgctgtgtcgtggtcgttagcagaggcctgtgtgcctgtccgtttgttttctgtcggacgcttggtgcgaggtgtttgttttgttttgttgccgccgccgcggttgtttttgtttgtcggctgtgctgtgtcggtgggtcggcgagctgttttgcggtgcgtgaatgtgttggtgcaaaagtggcggcggcgtcatggctgcgaccgcgacgagccgcgggcgcgccattgatgatgttgaacacagagcggctgtgtgcaatgggaggccttgtgtacgggtagcggtgttgtcgtacgtgcatccggcccggtgcggaaagcgccgttgcggttgcgggttgcctctggtcgcgacgtgtggtgctcggctttgtgggtttttttggtgcccctttggccggtgggtggtgtttgttgttttgtgtgtgtgtgtgtgtgtgtgtgtgtggtcggtctctttggcgctcggtatatatctgcctcctgctcggtcttgttgtcgacgtcgtctgtagttttttgcggcttgccgacgaccgaccgaccgaactactacctacctgtgacagctacgtgtggcgcccgaaggtgaacgtaacgtgacctcggcgcccttagcctaacctaagatgtccggccgtaaggtaggtgcggccacctgacgcctcacgtccgaacgcttaacctaactttgacgcctaacctaactttaacccttaacctaacccacgtccacctaacgtaacctaacctaacccaagcgacgccaaccctaacctaaggtgttgtacactgcgaatgtcgaaggcatgttatagtcttaggtggagagcactacacgcaacaagcggctacacgggtagcaggggttgtgtggcgtgggctgggcggttttgttaggttagatggccttgggcaagtacagaaagggggcaacagcagcctcaacgggtgcggggaccaagcagcaatcggtatcgtttgttaattgtcaactgtcgaagctgcgttggtacagtaccggaaccgcaagcgctgacagagaaagcaccgaagctctgcaatcgtgataaggtacagaaagctggctgacgccagggataaattctgccgaaattgtcacaaaggtacagacggtgttttagaaaggctcgattgcatgcaaccggtggtggtgtgttcgtcgctgtttgagtagtagttttgatcctgtagtgaagtagaggtggatggttcctgtgaaatattgtgggtggaggttacacccaacaaccgagctaggtttaataataattggctcctttgaccgacctcccgacgcagcagcattagtggcagaacaacggagagacggattttggaaacacatttcacatacattttcctcagcatgttagggtcttaggtggagatttcaatttacccgatatagactgggacactcagatgatgttcaggacgggtggtagggggacagagagcatcgagtgacattatactgagtgcactgtccgaaaatcacctcgagcaaaatgaacagagaaccgactcgtggagataacatcgtggacctacggatgacaaacagacccgaacgtgtttcgactctgtatgtgcagaacagggacgcagtgatcataaggccgttgcagggaggacggtgtatctatctgttttggctagcaagagtaatagaaggcagatttgcagacgacccgacagatgaaaaggcaaatgcctgttccgacactgacaatgttgagtgttcatggagaaagtgcaaggcaatggtaaaaatgcgtttttagacaggtacgtgccgagtgtcgaactgtgagggatgggaaaaaaaacccaccgtggtatactacaacaacaacgttaggaaactgttgcgaaagcaaagagagcttcacccaaagtttaaacgcagccaaaacctccgagacaaacagaagctaaacgatgtccaaagtgtgagcgtaaggagggctatgcgtgaagcgttcagtgaattcgaaagtagaacaaaccctatgtaccgacgttgacagaaaatgctaggacgttccggtcttgcgttgaatcagtaagtggctcgaaacagcatatccagacactccggcatggtgatggcattgaaacagaggatgacacgcgtaaagctgtgaaatacctaaacacctgtttccaaagctgtttcacagaggacggaccgcactgcagttccgtctctaaatgctcgcacgaacgagaaaccggctgacatcgaaataagtgtccaaggaggaatgggaaagtccgccggacccgacgggattaccaattcgcgattcctacacagggtacgcgaaacaacctgccccccttctaacagccgtgtaccgcaagtctctggagaggaagggagggttccaaatgattggaaaagagcacaggtagtcccagtcgtcgagcagatgcgcaaaaaccatagacccatatctctgacgtcgatgtgttgtagaacatgttgtttgctcgagtatcatgtcgtttgtggaaactccagagtctactatgtaggaatccatgttggattccggaaacagc
Proteins encoded:
- the LOC126231818 gene encoding uncharacterized protein LOC126231818, with protein sequence MHVRQHRYPYTRPPIAHSRSVFNIINGAPAARRGRSHDAAATFAPTHSRTAKQLADPPTQHSRQTKTTAAAATKQNKHLAPSVRQKTNGQAHRPLLTTTTQRHAAPFPPLSIHSARDPVVDDDTRRARFPQPTPFRHYARLHPTPVATALLHALSPPPPPPPPPPPPLSPFPYTTTQPKTHSRPKHNNMARASAHTPNQSPSTQPHARHGKTGVLPRCHQSSTNNHTGGTTNNCRPAGNHQTHIPARHHTPLGSRFAKT